Genomic window (Melioribacteraceae bacterium):
AATATGCATGATTTTCTCTCAGCAGATTTAGGATTCCAACATTGTAATTTGCCTTCATGGCATACAATATTTTTAGTTTGGGCCAGTTAATGAATTTTTTGAGCTCGTTATATCTTTCAATAATAAGATCACCATCATAAACATAAAGCGGAGTGCCATATTTATTAGCATAATTCAGGAGTTGAGTATTATTCGAACCGGACAATTTTTCCATCACAAACCTTTTGGAGAATAAATTATAGAATTCTATTGAGTTCGTAAATCAAGTTTTTAATTTGCTCTTTAGTGTGAGTAGAAAACACCACTATTCTTAAAGCTCCATTTTCACCACTGCCCATGTAATTTATATACTGTATCAAAAAACCTTTTTCCATTAATTCCCGATGAACTTTTTGCATCAGTTCTTTATTCTTTAAGCTCCAGGATACTATTGGCACTACCGTTTCATTAGTCTCAATGCCAATCTTTCTCAATTCGCTTTTAAGGTACTTTGCATTTTCCCACAACAAGTCTTTAAACTGGGGATTTTCCTTCACCATTCGCAAACCCGTTAAAGATGCGGCAATAGCGGATGATGGAGCTGGTGTTGCACCATTAAGTATATGATTATTCTTTATTTCGTCAATCAATTCTTTATTAGCAGGTACTATTCCACCAAATCCACCAAATGCTTTTGAGAATGTTCCTCCATAAAATATTCTGTCAGAATCTAATCCATAATATTCTTTTGTTCCCCTTCCATTTTCGCCAAGAATACCCATTGCGTGTGCGTCATCAATCCAAATAATACCATTATAATTACTCACTGCTTTTTCATACAGATCAATTGGGGCTATTTCACCACTAATAGGAAATATCCCATCCGTAATTATAAGCGGTGTTTGATTCATTTTAAGATTGGAGGATAATTTTTTATTCAAATCATCTATATCCATGTGAGAGAAAGTAATAACCGGTTTTCCATTCAACTTTACCGCATGCTGATTACTATAATGAGCTACTTCGTCAATAAATATTATGTCAAATGAATTAGTGATATCTAATGCCGGAATTGCCGCGAGATCGGAAAGAAATCCCGATGGAATATACGCCGCGTCTTCTGTATCAAAAAAGCGGGCGGCTTCCATTTCAAGATCAAGTAATAGTTGAGTTGTTCCATAACTTCCACGGGATGACGCGCTTGTTATACCATATTTCTTTAGAGCTTCGATCGATGAATTTATAACAGCTTCATGTTTATGCAATTCATAATAACTTGTACCGGCAAAAAAAGAGTATTCCTTTCCGTCAATTATAGTTCTGGCTCCGGACGCGGAATCCATAACTAATTGATGCGCGCTATTTTGAAGGATGTCCTCTTGCATATCTTATTACTTAATTAAAGCATCATAAATAATTTCTACGGGATGCAGCGCATTTCTCTTTGTGCCATCAAATATTTGATGCCTGCAGCTCGTTCCCGGCGCACAAATTAATATATCCTCATTCTCATTTCTAATTGCAGGAAAAAGAACTAATTCTCCAACTTTCATCGATATATCGTAATGTTCCTCCTCGTAGCCAAACGAACCGGCCATTCCGCAACAGCCGGAAGGTATTTCTTCCACACTATAATTTTTTGGTATTGATAATGCTTCTATAGTTGGCTTTGTGGACGCGATAGCTTTTTGCTGACAATGCCCATGCAATTTAATCTTTCGCTTCTCTGCCGTAAATGTTTCTGACTTTATTTTTCCTTTTTTAAATTCCGATGAAATAAACTCATCAAAAGTAAATACTGATTTCGACATATTTATTGCTGCAGACTTAATATTTTTATCCACAAGATCGAGATATTCATCTCTAAAAGATAATATTGCCGAGACTTCAATTCCTACTAAAGGTGAATCGGGGGTAATTTTATCTTTTAACAAAGTTACATTTTTATTGGCTACACTTTTTGCGTTTCTCAATAAGCCTTTTGTGATAAATGTTCTACCGCTCTCGGCATGCTTAGGAATTATTACCTCATAGCCTAAATTATTCAGCAACTGAAAAGCTTTAATCCCCAATTCGGCATCGTTATAGTTTGTAAATTCATCAATAAATAAATTTACTCGTCCATTGGGATACTCATTTTTTCTGAAATTGTTTTTATTCTTTCGATACCACGCGCTAAATGACTTTTTTGATAATAATGGAAGATTACGCTTTTTTGTGATTCCAATAATACTTTTCGTGATTTTTAATTTTAAAAAGAAGTTTACTATTCCCGAAAATTTAGTTGCTATCAAATTAATTGTGGGAAGATAAGCTATTAATCTAGTGCGAAGAGGTATTCCATTTGCGTCATAATAATGCTGTAGAAATTCACTTTTAAGCTTCGCCATATCAATTCCGGAGGGGCATTCAGATTTACAGGCTTTACACGATAAACATAAATCCATCACCTCATAAATTTCATGGTGATCAAATGGATTAACTTTTTTGGATCTTGTTAGATATTCGCGCAGAGTATTTGCGCGCGCGCGAGTTGAGTTTTTTTCATCACGTGTGGCGCGGTAACTTGGACACATTGTACCGCCGATTAAATCGCTCTTTCTACAGTCGGCTGATCCATTGCATTTTTCTGCCGCTCTTAAAATTCCTTTTGTCGTTGAAAAATCATAAACAGTGGGAATGCTTCTCGGTTCCTTATCAATTTCATATCTCAAACTCGTACTCATCCCAACTGTATCAACTATTTTACCCGGATTAAAAACATTGTGGGGGTCCCAGATTTTTTTTACCTCTTTACATAGTTGGTAATTATGCTCGCCAATTATGATTGGAATAAATTCACCGCGTAACCGTCCATCGCCATGTTCGCCGCTTAATGAGCCATTATATTTTTTTACAAGATGAGCCGCTTCTTTTGTGATTGAGTAGAATAATTTTACATCAAATGAATCTTTCAGATTTAACATTGGATTTAAATGAAGCTCGCCGGAGCCGATATGAGCGTAATAAGCGCAATCGATATTATTTTTTTTCAATAGAGCATCCAGTTCTTCCATAAATAGGGGTAAATCGACCGGGCGAACACAGGTATCCTCTATAAATTGTTCTGTTCTTTTATCCCCCGGGATATTACCCAATAAACCCAAGCCCGCTTTTCTTATTGCCCATACTTTATTCATTTCTTCATTTAGCAATAATGGATAATGGTAACCATAGCCATTCTCTTTTAATTCATTCTCAAGATTCTCCGCAATTGACTGAATCTCTTCAACTGACTCTCTCGCAAATTCAACAACAAGTAATGCTGCCGGATCTCCCTTTATAAAAGTACGATTTTTGCTCTGCTCAATATTTACTTTTGTACAATCAAGAATTTTTCCATCAATTAATTCAACCGCGCCCGGTTTATACTTTAACGCAATTAAATTTGCTTTATATGTTTCTTCCAGTGAATTCATATGAACAGCAACAACGCCGACATTTTTTGGAGGAAGCGGCACCAGATTTAACTTTATCTCGGTAGTAAATGCTAAGGTTCCTTCAGAGCCGGCTAAAAGTTTGCAAACATTAAATTTTTCATCACGCATACCAAATAGATCACATTGCAGTAACTGATCGATAGCGTAACCATTATTTCGACGGTTAATTTCTTGTGAAGGATATTCTTTAATAATTTCTTTTTGATTATTTGAGTCGGATAATAAAAAATACATTCGATCATAAATTTTATTTTCTAGTGAACTACCATTACATTTTTCAATAACTTCTTCTTTTGTGAGTGGTTTAAATGTAACTTCTGACCCATCACTCAAAATTACATCCGCTTCAATAACATGATCGCGTGTTGAACCGTAAAGTATTGAATGAGCTCCACATGAATTATTACCAAACATTCCGCCAAGATTACATCTACTGCTCGTAGCGGTTTCGGGACCAAACAGCAATCCATACTTTTTCAATTCCATATTCAGTTCATCAAGCACAACGCCTGGTTGAACTCTAACCCATCTTTCTTCACTGTTTATCTCAACTATCCGGTTCATATATTTTGAAATATCAATCACAATTCCATCACCAACTACTTGTCCGGCTAAGGAAGTTCCAGCGGCTCGCGGAATTATCGAGAGACCATGTTTTGCGGCAAAATCAATAATAAGTTTTACATCACTTTTTGATTTCGGAACTACAACCGCCATCGGTTTTTCTCTGTACACTGAGGCGTCGGTTGCATAAATTACTTTTGATAACTCATCTAACAGCAGATCCCCCTCAATTCTTTCCTTCAATCTTGATAATTGGTCAAATGTGGATATAGTCATAATTAATATTCCAAATACTAACTAAATTTTATTCTTTCAATTAGCTTTTCAAACTCTGCATCTGAAAATGTAACCTGCTCAAATATAGCGATTAATAATTCCTTTGAAATTATTTTGAAATCTTCTTCTCTTGGGAAGATAGTAACGCCCCCTAAATCAACAGCAGCGGGACTTATCAGTATTTTTTTCTCCCCCTCTTCAAAGAAGTAAGTTGGACGATGTTTACTTCTCGGGAATATTAATAGGCGCCAACTCTCATTAAACGTACAAATTATATTTAACATTGGTTCATGCTCATCACCACTCAGCGCATTATAAATTCTATGAAACTCTGCAATTAACAATTCCCTATTGCTCGCTTCTATTGCCATAAAATTTCGGTGATAACCAAATATCGCACGAGTAGTTAATTCTTTATTTGTATTTATTGTTTGAGAATTCTTTTTAATTATTATCTCGTATTCATTATCAATTCTCATAAATCCAAAATTACCCGCTTGAAAGTGGAGGTGATCGGGAGCTGAAGCGCCGCATCTTGGACCATTATAAAATACTGTGTAATCCTTTCCCAGCAGTTCCGAAATCAACAGCATATTATTTATTTCAGGAAGAATACTTTGAGGAATATGATGAAGTGATGGAATAGTAAAATGTTTGGTGAATATCGGGAATGGATTAACTAACAATACATAATCATTTACTAGTTTTACCGCTTTTTGTTCAGGAGGTAAATTTTGAGTACATAAAAAACATGGGCGCGATTGAATTGATTTGGAATCAACTTTAGCTGAGGATGAAATTATTCTCCCTGGATTAAATTGAGCGTCAATAGTGTAGCCGTCGAAATCGAAATGCTTTATTTGTACAGAATTTAATGCCTGGTAATTTTCGGAAGCCAGCGGCCAAGTTTTAATTTGCTGTTCAAAAAGTCTTGCGGCTTTTTCGGGAGTTCCACCTAATAGATCTTCCTCTTCAAAATAGAAATTATTATCAGTCGGAATTATCTGCATTGCGGTTTTTCCTCTGGCGCGCAAGAACTTCTATAGTTCTGATCCTATCTTTATACTCGTTATATATATTTTGTTTGTTGATATCGAGTGAGGCATCCGAATTTCCTTCCCATCTTCTGCACATATAAATCGGCTCATATATTCTGCCGATCTGATAATTTCTGGAAATTAATAAACCGACGGCATAATCTTCACCGTAGCTTACATTCGGGATTTTAAATTCCCTTAATACCGGCGTGTAAAATGCTCTTGGTGCGCCAAGACCATTAATTCTTAGTGCGTTATTTCTGCCATTATCAGGTGTCCATTCTTTATGATCAACAATTCCGGGGGGAATCTCTTCCAATTTGAAATTGGTCATTTTATAGCTGCCAATTACCATGGCGCATTTTTCTTTTCTGAAAAGATCGACAATTTTTTGAACAGTAAATTCATCGTAATAAATATCATCGCTATCCAATTGAATAGAATATCTTCCGCATAAATCATGACTTACAGCTTCATTCCAGCACCCACCAATTCCTAAATCTTTTCGTTGAGGAATTATGTGAATAAGTCTCTCATCTTTTTCAGCAAACTCTTTTATTTTTTCCGTCGTTCCATCATCAGAATAATTATCAACAACAAGCAGATTAAACTTAAAATCTGTCTTCTGGGACAACACCGAAGTTATAGCATCACCAATAGTGCTAACTCTGTTTTTAACCGGTATTATAACAGAAGCCTCGAGAGTAAATTCAGAATCTGTTAATTCAATCTCATCAAATTTAGGAGAAAGATAAGCACCAATTTTTTTAAGATGAGAAGTTACAGCTAACTCCATTTCAATTTGCACGTCACGGTTTTTGGGATTTACATAATCGAATTGTTTTACGCCACTTTTACGAAGATCAGTTTCAACAGTCGTATATAAAAATTCCGGTATTCTAATAAACTCACGATGAGTTGATAGATGCAGCCTTAAATCATAAATACCGGCGAATTTATATTGCTGTTCACTCTTGTATTTCTTCAAAAATTCTGTATTAATAAACATCATGTATCCAAAATCAAAATCGTCACGAAGACTGCCGAGTTGATAATCGTTAACAGGATGTTTGCTAATCTCATTCTCTTTTTTATCGAAGAAATTTGAGTAAACTAAAGCCGCTCCGGTAGAATTAATAACATTATAAAATCTTTCTACGGCAAATTGCCCGAGTTGGAAATGATTATCCTGAGTAAAGAGGCAAATAAACTTTGCTTCCGCTTTATCTCTAATCATTTCAAATGTGGTTGTGCTGGTTATGTCGGGTACCTCCAATACTTCACAATTGCGGGGTACATCATCAAACTTTTTAGTGGATAGCAGATAAATTTTAGAAATAAGCTTGCATGAGTTCAATTCTTGAATGGTTTCGGCGCTGTGCTGAGCTCCGCTGTAGGGTAGAAAAACAGTAATCATTTTATGTAAATCTCCGATTATGTAAAACTGACTTGCAGAATAAATTCAGTAAAAACAATTTTGCAAATAAATGAATAGATGATAGTGGAAATTTCAAAATAATTCCCCTCTCAAAATTAATTGAGAGGGGAAAAAATGATAAGCAATAATAATTTAATTATTACTTAACTAACAACATTTTCTTCGAAAGAGTAACAGTACCTGTTGTAAGTTTATACATATAAATACCGCTTGCTAATTGAGAAGCATCAAAGCTTACTTCATAAGTTCCAACGCCTTTGAATGTATCTAACAATGTAGCAACTTCTTCACCAATTGTGTTATAAACTTTTAAGCTAACAAATCCTTGTTCAGGAATTGAAAACTTAATATTTGTTGTTGGGTTGAATGGATTTGGATAGTTTTGTGACAGTTCATATCCAGTTGGCAATTCCTCTAATTTTTTTACATCGGTTCCACCCTGAACTACTTTTTGAACTAGATCGGTTGTACCTGTGCCAAAAGAGCCGAGATATGCAATTTTTCCATCAAGCGAAAATGCTAATGCTCTTGGTCTTTCAACTGGATTTGCAGGATCTCTGAAAGCCCACTTCATACTATCAACCACTTTTTTAGATGTAAAATCATAAGCATACCAAGAACCAGGTGTAAAACCTGAACCAGCATCTGGTTTATCATTCATTGAACCGCCAGCCATCCACAAATATCCTGTTCCAGGCTGCCATGTAAATGATTCGCAACGTGCGCCTTGCATTATTGAATCTTTTAATGCGAACGCCGAAAATTCATCTGCCCTGTTATATACATATACTTTACCTGTTGTATATCCAGCCCAATAAATTGTATTTCCATTTTTAGATACTTCAAAACTTCTAGAAAAACCAGGTGCCTTTTCAATTGCTGATCCAATCAATGTTAAATTCTGATCATACATTGATACAGGAAATGCACCAGGACTTACCGGTCCGATAAATATTGTGCCATCATTCGCAACTGCAGGAGCAGTAGGAGCAGCGGCCAGAGTTGCTTTTTTTAGTCCTAACCCTGTCTTATGGTCAACTAAATATAATGCAGGTCCGCCGGTAGCAACTAAAATGTTACCATCAATATTTGTTCGCATGCCTCTGTTTGTTGTATTTCGCATTGTATCGTTTAATATTTTCCATATTGGTGAGAATGGTGCTTGAGTTCCATCTGGATTATAAACATAAAGAAGGTATACTCCTTTAACTGTATCTCCAGGTGCAACAGCATGATTTACACTAGCCCATCTACCAACCCAAATTTTTCCCTCTCCATCTACTGCGGTTGCATGGTTTTGGCCGCTGTTTGGATTGCTCGTGGGCCAAGCCCCTTGATTACTCCATTGTGCCTCAATAATACTTGCAGTCATAATTACTAATGCAAGTAATAATGTAATTTTCTTTAACATGGTGTCTCCTTTTTTGTTTGTGATATTTTAATTAAATCAATTAGTGATTTAATAGCCCTTCAATTTTATTTTACTGAATCCCATAATATGGCGCGCTCGTTTTTTGCATATCAACGCGAACCAATGTATGTAGAATTGAAACAGTGCCTCCTGTTCCTACTTCAGTATATTCTCTTACATAAAACAAATTTCTTTTTGTACCCCACACCAGTGATCTTGCTGCCGGGGCAATTAATCCTGGATAAAGACCAGAAGCAGTTCCTCCATTCTTCACTACAATTAATGCATCATTTTGATTAGAGCCAATTATTAAATCACCATCAGCCGAAAACGCGAGTGCGCCGACAGTAACTTTACCCAATCCATATTTTGCACCTATATCAAAATATTTTTCCTTATCTCCTATCGAAGTTTCTGAGTTTATCTTATATCTATAGATTGCTTCCTCACTATCCTTTTTACCGGCAACATATAGATATCCATTATAAACTCTTATTGATGAAACAGAATAATCTATTGGGAAAGCGGTAATAACTTTTGCAGGAGTAATGCTGAAAAGATTCCCTCCGGTGCCGGCGGCCCACATATTCTTATTAGCGTCAAAATCGAGCGCTACAATTGCATTACCTGTTGGGAATGTTACATATGTAGCGGCAACTTTTCCCTCTTCAACCTGGAAGATAGCTCTTAAATTTCTCGTGCCATATAGAATATTATTCGGTCCAAATTTCATATCGAAGAAAAATGACTCAGCTCCTTTTGGAGCGAAATCTGAAATCACTCCGGCAGGAGTTATTTTTTTAACTCCCCTATTATTTAGATACACATAAACATTTTCGTCTTTATCTATGGTTACGGTCATAGGATCTTCAACACCTTTGGTGAAAGCGTAATATATTCCAACAGCTTCAAGAAGATTATATTTTACAACATTGCTAAAATCTTCTACTCCCTGCACAGCTATTTTTGTATTTAATTGATTCTGAATTAATTTAGGCGCTTTTACAACCAGCTTATTCGGAGAGGCCGAGAGCACAACCGCTTTCGCGGTACCAAAGAAGACAAAATTTTCTTCCGATACAGAAGAAAAATTTGAGCCGTTGATAGTAATATCGGTAACCCCCGCCAAAGCCTCATTTGCCGGTTCCATGCTCGAAATCACCGGGATGTTACCTTTCGGTTCAACCTGATATAAACTTGGGGAGGCTTCTTCGTTGCATCCAAAACTGAATGCCGCAATTATTAATAAAAGTACTGAATAAAAAATTTGTTTTACCTTTTTCATATCTCAACACCAATAATTTTTATTTTCAATTAGAGAACTCGTTTCACTTAATTAAAATGAAAAGTTAAATGAGAATCTGTGAACATTATCAAATATTCCAAATGGTTGATAAGCATAATCAACACCTATATTCATACCGGCGATATTGCGTTTAATTCCAAATCCAGCAGAAAAATTATGTTCGTCTGCCGGAGATACAAATCCCGCACGCAATGAAAATGTATTCATGAATGTGTACTCACCACCAATAAACAGTTGCTCGCTATAATCGCGGGGATGGGAAGCGTCAACGGCAACAATTAAAGAATGATTATTTTTATCAACATCAATCAAATCCATTGCATCCATCGATAAACCGATTCTAAATGTTAATGGTAATTGAAATGTTTCTTCCTTGTACTTTAACTCGGTTGAAAAATTTCTCACACTCATTCCAAAGTTCAAACTCTTAAATCCGGTTTTGTAAAGAATACCAAAATCGAAAGCCATAGCTCCCAATGAGTTTGATTCTTGTACATAACCGCCTGCATCATCAACATCAATTATACTGCTGCCCAAATCCTGTTTTACATATTTAACATTACCGCCAACGGAGAATTTTGTTGATAACGCTTTCGCGTAGCCAATACCAATAGCCATTGCGGTTGGTGAATATGTTCCTACATCAATGTAACCCTGTTCATTATCGGCTACTATTGTTCCTAAAAATTCGCCATAATCAACTGATTGGAACGAAATTCCAAAAACTCCATAATCGCCATCGAAAGGGGCGAACGCAATTGCGGAATGAAGATGCTTGATATCGGCAATCCAGCTTACATTACCTACAGTTAAAGAGGTAAATTCATGAATGGAAGCCATTGTAGCGGGATTATAAAAAATAGCGGATGCTGAGCCAAGATCGACTGCAGTAATCGCTTCACCAAAACCGCTGCTCCTAGCATCGGTAGATACACTTAAAAATTTCATGCCGGTCTGTGCAAGTTTTTTATCCTGCGCATTCAGAGAATGAAAAAGTGTAATCAATATTAACAATGTGATACTTATCTTATTTTTCATCGATTTATCCAATTTTTTTTATCTGATAATTGTAAATTTTGCCAAATGGTGTTCACCCGTTACGGTATCGGTAATTACCGCAATATAAATACCACTTACAATTATTTGCCCCGATGAAGTAACTTGATACCAAAATTCATCGCCGCTTCCGTTTTTATGCTCAATAGTTTTAATTAACTCGCCTAACTCAGAATATATTCTGATCGTACATTCTCCAGGAATATTATAAAATGCAATTTTATCTTCATCGGCCACGCCGGGGAATTTCATTTTTCCTCTGGCCGAGGCGTTAAATGGATTAGGCACAATTCTAATATCACTTAACTTTGAACCTGCTTGTCTTTGTAAGTTAGCCGGATCATAAGTCTGTGTAAAATATCTTCCGCTTTCTAATCTTCCGGCGGGTGTACCGGCTCCGCCATTTTGAGGCGCGCCGACAGCGGTGATATAATAGAAATAATTAAAACCACGAACTAAATCTTTATCATCGTAACTTCTTTCACTTGCACTTTTTGTTTCATAAATCATTGTGTAATTGCTGTCTACATTTCCGAGAGCGCGGTAAATTCTGAATGCTACAGGGGGATTCGGATCGGCAGAATTAACTTCCCATCTCAACGAAATTCTATCGCCGCCAGAATTAACCTCAAAATTGGTTGGAGGCATTGGAGGTTGAGGTAATTTCCATCCCGAATTAAAGTTTTCTGTTATTCTTTTGAATGTTAAAAAGAGAGAATCTTTACCCTGCATTACAACTCTATTTTTAGCTTCGGCGGTAATTTGGCCGAGCTTATATTTTTTTCCAATATCAATTTGCTGAGCTCTACCAATTCCATTGGCGGCTTCAGCCATAACAATTTTAATACTTTCGCCTGGTTTGAGTGTGTAGGGGCCATATCCAACATTATAAGAAATACCGCCTGAAGCGTTACCCACATTCGGGGCTGATTTTTGAATGGCGAAATCTCCGCTCGGTTCAACCGCATCGGCATGGCGAGGCGCTTTGTGTCCGGAAGCCATGAGTGCGTATTCTTGAGTCATTCTATCAATGTTTAATGCATTAGCTCCGGCAAGAAGCATAGGATGATCAGAATTTATATAATCGGTAGTTGATGGCTGATTGGGATCATCAACTTTTTCAGTTGCCGATTTATCTGCGTATAATGTAACTGTACCTAAAAATTGTGTTCCGCCCAATCTACCGATTGTATCGCCCGGTGAATTATAAACCGCGGCGGTACTGTTAAGTGCCCAAATTGGTCCCCCAATATTATCATAGCTAACATCCTTACCCGGAAAATAGCCATGCCATGAAAACTGCGCTCTATATCTTTCATTAACCGGATCTGTTTTAATTCCATCACCGCGCGAATCATTCATAGTATTGATTCCCCAGCCTGAAGCATTACCTATTACATATCTTACAGATTTGTTAACTGAATTTCTGTAAGTAAACCAGAAGTAAGCATCTTTAATTGTGTTGTTGGGTAATTCAATTTCAGAATCCGCGTCGGTATTTCCGGTATTGGTGTAAGTATATTCATACACTATATAATTATCATGATACTGCTGGGCAAATTGAAAAATTTTCCTTGTAACAGTGATACCAAGTTGAGAGTTAACAACATTCTCTATCACTCTATCGTAAGGTAAATTGCTGTCAATTTTATCGACCTCCACATTTTTCTGGAATGATAGATCTCCATTAACATAAACAGTAGTGGGTTCAAATTTTGAG
Coding sequences:
- a CDS encoding fibronectin type III domain-containing protein, which gives rise to MNSVFYRIKKSFPIVLALLIGIQFTTYAQFKNVWMSAGSLHNWYSEIGSELEEAGFIRTQQFGMQWPAIYSYQDMQAARGMWIGAKDFTDEGGNYFPFKVCTVGPRNPQFYSFFPLKMELISKFEPTTVYVNGDLSFQKNVEVDKIDSNLPYDRVIENVVNSQLGITVTRKIFQFAQQYHDNYIVYEYTYTNTGNTDADSEIELPNNTIKDAYFWFTYRNSVNKSVRYVIGNASGWGINTMNDSRGDGIKTDPVNERYRAQFSWHGYFPGKDVSYDNIGGPIWALNSTAAVYNSPGDTIGRLGGTQFLGTVTLYADKSATEKVDDPNQPSTTDYINSDHPMLLAGANALNIDRMTQEYALMASGHKAPRHADAVEPSGDFAIQKSAPNVGNASGGISYNVGYGPYTLKPGESIKIVMAEAANGIGRAQQIDIGKKYKLGQITAEAKNRVVMQGKDSLFLTFKRITENFNSGWKLPQPPMPPTNFEVNSGGDRISLRWEVNSADPNPPVAFRIYRALGNVDSNYTMIYETKSASERSYDDKDLVRGFNYFYYITAVGAPQNGGAGTPAGRLESGRYFTQTYDPANLQRQAGSKLSDIRIVPNPFNASARGKMKFPGVADEDKIAFYNIPGECTIRIYSELGELIKTIEHKNGSGDEFWYQVTSSGQIIVSGIYIAVITDTVTGEHHLAKFTIIR